The Brassica oleracea var. oleracea cultivar TO1000 chromosome C7, BOL, whole genome shotgun sequence sequence AGTTTAGACCTGTGTTCCTGGTTCTGGGGACTGTCTCTGCCCTCTCAGGTTCTGAAGAAGAGTTGGACTCTTCACTGCTCAGATGACAAACACTGTCTTCATTGTCATCGATGGCTATTACTTGAGCAACTGCTCCTTACCAGGAGCCGCCCCTAGAACTACCAAATGAAAAAAGTGAGTCGTTAGTGTCAAACTCAGGAAATGAACACTTGTTCATCTCTAGCCTGAGAGAGGAACTTCCATAAACCTAACAAACATTTCTTGCTATCAAATCTACCACAGTTCATTTAAGGGTCGAGATGTTTACGGACGTAAGGAATAAGGATCAGGGGTGCCGCCACTTGTCGTACTCTGCTTCACCATGAGCAATCATTTTGTCAACATCCTCCTACAAGAAAGCCACAATAAAGGATCAGACCAAAGGAGGAAACAAATATGATAGACTCATACTGGTTAATTCCCAATCACTAATGTTGTCATCTAGTCAGGAGATGGAAGAACAAAGAATTTCAATATAAGCTGCTTAAGTAGATGAAATTAACACAGAAACATTAATCATAAGCTTAATGCATCGCAAAAACAGAGCTCTTTCTACATTGTAATAACACCAACTCAACACAAGAGTCACTATGCAAGGGGAAACAAATACGATAGAGTCAAAGAGTAAATTCGCAATCACTAATCTTGTCATCTATCACGTATTAGATAATATAAGGACCGGAACACTTGGAAGTCTAGCAGACAAGAGTAATCAAAAACACACTTCCCACATCTATAGCCACCAACTTTCTCATCAAAACACTCTTAAATAGCGATCTTCACAGCTCTACCAAATTAAGCTCTCTAAGATGAGAAGAGTGAAATACCACGTCTCGGTTGGCACTGAACTTCCCGCGCAGATCAGAATCCTGAAAAGAGGAACGAAGATCAACAAACCCAGAACGCCAGATCGGTCAAACGAGATTAAACAACGAAAGAGTCCAAAGTCCGATTCGGAGATCTGAGGAATATAAATAAACTTACGTCTCGGTAGAAAATGTGGCGATGAACTGCCCAATTGAGAGTATCTACAGAGGATTCGAACCCTCTCCTCGCCGCGCGAAATACGCTGCAGTGCGAAACCTTCTGTCCAAGTTAGAGGGACAGTTTGGCCCATATTTAACGGGCCTAAACCAATTTACTGAAAAAGAGGAAAAGGATCCGTTGCCGAAATTTCGAACCAGTGATCTAGATTCAATAATAACCCCTTGTATCTTTTTTTTTTTTTTTGTAGGTGAGTGAATTTTGTTATAATAATTTCGAGTTACATCCGCCGCATGTGACTAAGGATTTAATTTAGTTACTTTATTCTTTAGAAAAACTTTAATTTTCAGCTTCTCTCTATAAAAAAAAAAAAAAAAAAAAAAAAAAAAAAAAAAAAACCATACGCTTAATTTTGCACAAAACTAGCATAAACGTAAGAGGTAGATCCGTTCATGTTTCTCACATATTAGATTAGAATCTTTCGACTTTAACTCATAGTCTAATGTTTAGACTAATGCAATTATCAAACCAAGGAAACCAACCAAAAGAATATAAGACACACAGAACTCAGTTAAACTCCTTTGAGCTTTTATTTAACCCACAAAACAGTTAGATCAGAGAAGCTATCCCATAAATTCACCGAATACTTTTTCGTAAAGAGGAGACCCGTGCTGTTCTTGATGAAGGTCGTTGATCTAACTACGACGAAGCTGAAGAGTAAACTGAAATATGGAGGAAGAGAATATGGAGCAATCAGAGCTAGTGTTTCTTTTGAGAAGTGTTGTGCACCAACTTTTTTCATTAAGAGATTCAAACGGTTACAAGAATAAAAGCATCATCGTACAAACCATAATGTGCGAATTGATTAAGAGATTCTTTTGAGAAGTGTTTATGGAGTTTGACTAACTTATGAAAAATATGAATGAAAGAATCAAAAAATGTTCATAAGTATTCACCTTGAGGCAAAACAGGTCGAGAGACCATGGTCTGCTCTATTTCTCTTAAGGCGGATGGTGCTTTATATGTTCATTATCGTCTTGTTGAGATGTTTTTTCTAGTCTGATGGAGTGACGGTTCTTCTCCATGTCTGCAACCAATTCTTTCAGCCAAATGCTATGAACTGTAACCTGAAAAACGTATCTCATGATTGGTAGAGTGATCTTCACACTTTTCACTTTACCGAATCTTAAGATTCAAATTTGCAATATGGCTCATGCTTGGCAAAAATACATGTTAATTAAGAATCTTAAGTCGAAAACTTCACCCCAACACTCTTTCTCTGTGCATCCTCCCATTACATATTTACTCCCATCTAAAAGACAAGCTTTGGCGCATTCCCTTGCCACCCTCATCTTAGGAGCACGACGTTGAGTGTGACTCCGACAATCAAGCATAAGAATCTTAATTCATCATTCACAAAAAGAGTTGAATCATTTTGGACATCATTGGTATCTTCGATTAGATATATTGGCCTTGTGGTCTCCGTAAGAGCGTCGTAGCTCAAGGTTTGGAACGTGTGTTTTTATCTAATTAGCAAATAAATCAAACTCGAAAAGTTTATTCATATAGATTTGAAGTTATCAAGCGTGCACACAAAGATGAACTAAGCATACAACATAAATTAAAAAAAAAAAAAAAAGATTACAAAACAAAGTGAAATAAAGATAAATAAATTTCACGCAAGAGAGGAATTTTGATATAATAATCAAAGCAAGACGGATAGGCATGTCAAGGGATTATATGAGCCGTGAACAAGAGAGAAGCTCAAGCGTTCAATCTCTCCCGAAATAGCGAGTCCAGAAGAAGTCAGACGCTTCTCCAACCTAATCAGGGCAAAGCAAGTTTTCTCTTCTGGAACGACAGGCGGCTTATTCCTCCTTAATACAGGTTGAGGTGTCACTAGCCATACAATCACCAGTTTCCCACCATAGTTAACTAATTGAATCATACGGTAACAACAACAAAACTTGGTATCGCACAGAGCTTCCAAACCCTCAACAATTACCCACTTTTCACAGGTCACGTCATACCACCACAAGTCATCGCTGAACTCCTTAAACACTAGATTATCTAGAACGCACCAAACCCCACATGTTTCTAGTATCCATTCTAGACCCGTAAAACCCATCTCTAGCAGCAACCATCTTCCTTGTTTAGGATCATAAGCATACTTGTTGTTATGCTCGGTGATAACGTATATCTTTGCCCCAAGGACAAGGAGTTGGAATTTACAATCAAACCCATCACCGGTAGGGCTAGGAAGTAGCTCTTTCTTCCAAGTCTGAGACTTTAAGTCGAAAACTTCACCCCAACTCTCACACTTTCTGGTTCCTCCCATAACATATATACTCCCGTCTAAAAGACAAGCTTTGGCGCATTCTCTTGCAACCCTCATCCTAGGAGCACGACGTTGAGTGTGACTCCGACAATCAAGCACACAGACGGATCGAGATCGCTTGCCCT is a genomic window containing:
- the LOC106301868 gene encoding putative F-box/kelch-repeat protein At4g35120, with protein sequence MRYYSTAPSSSCREPSSSPSFSSLPDEIAANCLGRVSKSQYRSISSVSKGFYSLLSSPEIYAARSQIGATEPRLYLCCESLRTATRCYSWYNLMSLDDDDDDDMIKKGDAFISVEGAEIEMKTELRLVPVKDSSFQLRARSKEANLAVGSEIYQIGGINKQGKRSRSVCVLDCRSHTQRRAPRMRVARECAKACLLDGSIYVMGGTRKCESWGEVFDLKSQTWKKELLPSPTGDGFDCKFQLLVLGAKIYVITEHNNKYAYDPKQGRWLLLEMGFTGLEWILETCGVWCVLDNLVFKEFSDDLWWYDVTCEKWVIVEGLEALCDTKFCCCYRMIQLVNYGGKLVIVWLVTPQPVLRRNKPPVVPEEKTCFALIRLEKRLTSSGLAISGEIERLSFSLVHGSYNPLTCLSVLL